Genomic segment of Prochlorothrix hollandica PCC 9006 = CALU 1027:
GCTGCGCCCCAAGCTGCGGTGGAAGCCCAGGCCATCCTCGCCCGCACCTATGCCCTGCGAAACCTGCGCCGCTTTGCCATTGATGACTATGAACTCTGTGCCGATACCCAATGCCAAGTGTATTGGGGCTGGGATGGAACGGTGGAACGGGTCGATCGAGCCATTGCGGCCACCCAAGGCTTGGTGCTGACCTATGACAATGAACTGGTGGATGCCGTCTATTCCTCCACGACGGGGGGAGTCACCGCCGCCTTTGGGGATGTGTGGAATGGGAAACCACGGCCCTACTTGCAGCCCGTCGTCGATGCCGTTCCCTCCCCCTGGGACTTGGATCAACGGAGTCTCACGGATGAACAAAATTTGCGGGCCTTTATCAACCTGACCCAAGGGTTTAATGAAGGGGGATGGCGCTACTTTCGCTGGCGGGTGCAAAGTCCGTTGGCGACTCTGAATCAAGATCTCAAAACCTATCTCCAAGGCCAAAAACACCCATTAGCTAATTTTAAAACCATTCAAGGGTTGGCTGTGGTGCAGCGATCGCGATCGGGACGGGTTCAACAACTCCAAGTCCAAACCGACATCGGCACCCTGATCCTGGAAAAAGACGAAATCATCCGCAGTTTCTCAGCCCCCAACAGTATTTTGTTTTATCTCGAACCCTACACCCAAGCCAACGGCTCCCTGGGGGGCTATACCTTCATCGGGGGCGGCCTAGGCCATGGGGTGGGCCTGAGCCAAACGGGATCCTACCGCTTAGCAGAATTGGGCTGGTCAAGTCGCCAAATTTTGGCCTTCTACTATACCCAAACCCAAGTGCAACCCTTAACGAGCGCCCTCACCTTCTGGAAACCCTAGCTTCACCCGTGTTATCCAGGTGTCAACCTCAGCATCAGGGTTGGGGAACCTCGACCTCGGGTAGGGTTCTCGCCCCCGTGCC
This window contains:
- a CDS encoding SpoIID/LytB domain-containing protein; the encoded protein is MAVYPPPRRLLQSLTLKVWLATVGSLTLGLTPVLPTLGQTPAPLSPTPSAPQPISPAIEVGIVQRFGQKPTDKLTLEALGGDQLTLEFATGGRSETVRSRQVTLDIVMEPLAEPQLQERVVLSSHRSFESAEDSGNQWRSRGIEVELAQPGTWQVWAKGDVYSTPLLRRLLVENLKQQGFTEPYLDSQVLTAVPRSSWIVNGYRYTRDLLTIDSGFDRIQVNQELYPGSLHLQPNSYGTYTLVNQVNIEDYLRGVVPHEIGSAAPQAAVEAQAILARTYALRNLRRFAIDDYELCADTQCQVYWGWDGTVERVDRAIAATQGLVLTYDNELVDAVYSSTTGGVTAAFGDVWNGKPRPYLQPVVDAVPSPWDLDQRSLTDEQNLRAFINLTQGFNEGGWRYFRWRVQSPLATLNQDLKTYLQGQKHPLANFKTIQGLAVVQRSRSGRVQQLQVQTDIGTLILEKDEIIRSFSAPNSILFYLEPYTQANGSLGGYTFIGGGLGHGVGLSQTGSYRLAELGWSSRQILAFYYTQTQVQPLTSALTFWKP